A genomic segment from Gracilimonas sediminicola encodes:
- a CDS encoding saccharopine dehydrogenase family protein, with translation MPDTSFDLILIGATGFTGRRAARYLKKHAPEDFNWGIAARNPDKVSALAKKLDLPENQCFIVNNLDKERVEEVVQKTKIVITTAGPFSLYGENVIAACAKFGTHYLDITGEVGFIKQMADTYGEMARESGALLIPFSGFDSVPADIAAFLLQNEFDQPEKLSINSYYSISGGFNGGTIATMLNKFETGEYKKMNTPTLLLSQNTEQNIHKPEDAQFFGFNSAISRWSAPFIMGAINSKVVYKTAELMKEQGAPYAESISYSEHSSLGQWFNPVPFFVVSIIVLSITLLGPFELFRNLLRKIMPAPGEGPSEEQIENGYFKLLAVAEDQDGQKASLNMSYPGDPGNKSTVFFLCESALCLAKNTDKLKTKSGFKTPVSALGELLVQRLSTRGLKIISGNK, from the coding sequence CCCCTGAAGATTTCAACTGGGGAATAGCCGCCCGAAATCCGGATAAAGTTTCTGCACTTGCTAAAAAACTGGACCTCCCTGAAAACCAATGCTTTATTGTTAACAACTTAGACAAAGAGCGGGTCGAAGAAGTCGTCCAAAAAACAAAGATCGTCATAACTACGGCCGGTCCGTTTTCTCTGTATGGGGAAAACGTAATTGCAGCCTGCGCCAAATTCGGTACTCACTACCTGGATATCACGGGTGAAGTCGGCTTCATAAAACAGATGGCTGATACATATGGAGAAATGGCCAGGGAATCGGGAGCCCTTCTGATTCCTTTTTCCGGATTTGATTCCGTACCGGCCGATATTGCCGCTTTTCTGCTTCAAAATGAGTTTGACCAACCGGAAAAGCTGAGCATCAACAGTTATTACTCAATCAGTGGGGGATTTAACGGCGGCACTATCGCTACCATGCTGAATAAGTTTGAGACCGGTGAATATAAAAAGATGAATACCCCCACCCTGTTGCTTAGCCAAAACACTGAACAGAACATTCACAAACCCGAAGATGCACAGTTTTTTGGTTTCAACTCAGCAATCAGCCGATGGTCTGCACCGTTCATTATGGGGGCCATCAATTCCAAAGTAGTGTATAAAACAGCAGAGCTGATGAAAGAGCAAGGTGCTCCATATGCGGAGAGCATTTCCTATAGCGAACATTCATCCCTGGGGCAATGGTTTAATCCTGTTCCTTTTTTTGTGGTATCAATTATTGTGCTTTCTATTACCCTCTTAGGGCCTTTTGAGTTGTTCAGAAATCTGCTTCGAAAAATAATGCCGGCACCGGGCGAAGGTCCTTCTGAAGAACAAATCGAGAATGGCTACTTTAAATTGCTGGCTGTTGCAGAAGACCAAGATGGACAAAAAGCTTCACTGAATATGAGTTACCCCGGCGACCCCGGTAATAAATCGACGGTGTTCTTTTTATGTGAATCGGCTTTATGTTTGGCCAAAAACACCGATAAGCTAAAGACAAAATCAGGATTTAAAACTCCCGTTTCAGCATTGGGTGAATTACTGGTTCAGCGACTTTCCACACGCGGGTTGAAGATAATATCCGGCAATAAGTGA
- a CDS encoding fatty acid desaturase family protein, with product MSVEKVTFNNKIDKEFSRTVKKRVDQYFKENNLSQHANASMVIKTVALLSLYFGAYALLISGQFSLGFMWVMCIAMGVGMAGIGFSVAHDALHGAYSSNRTINYLLGLTFDLMGANGYIWKITHNIIHHTYTNIHGHDEDLEVAAFIRLSPHSEHKPVHRLQHILAFFAYSFATFFWVFVKDYWYFFKSPLGPYENKQHPISEWVTLIVTKILYYGYTIALPLLLLDITWYHWLIGFMSLHLTAGFILGVIFQLAHVVEETMHPEPNEDNVIENHWAIHEMITTNNFARENKPLSWFIGGLNFQIEHHLFPKVCSIHYPQISYIVEDTAKEFGIPYNHHPTFRQAVASHYRTLKKFGDPGFEWQPTTAV from the coding sequence GTGAGTGTAGAAAAAGTTACGTTCAACAATAAAATAGACAAAGAATTCAGCCGTACGGTAAAAAAGCGGGTGGATCAATACTTTAAAGAGAACAACTTATCTCAACATGCGAATGCGTCTATGGTGATCAAAACCGTTGCGCTGCTTTCTCTTTATTTTGGAGCATATGCCCTCCTCATTTCAGGACAATTCTCGCTTGGGTTTATGTGGGTTATGTGTATTGCCATGGGCGTGGGCATGGCCGGTATTGGATTTTCCGTAGCTCATGATGCCCTTCACGGAGCTTATTCATCCAACAGAACCATCAATTATCTACTGGGACTTACTTTTGACCTGATGGGCGCCAACGGGTACATCTGGAAGATCACCCACAATATCATTCACCATACCTATACTAACATTCACGGACACGATGAAGATCTTGAAGTAGCCGCCTTCATTCGGCTTTCCCCGCATTCTGAGCATAAGCCTGTTCATCGGCTTCAGCATATTCTGGCTTTTTTCGCCTACAGTTTTGCCACATTTTTCTGGGTTTTTGTAAAAGATTACTGGTATTTCTTTAAAAGTCCGCTGGGCCCTTACGAAAACAAACAGCACCCGATTTCTGAATGGGTCACCTTGATAGTAACAAAAATTTTGTACTACGGCTATACCATAGCTTTACCATTGCTGTTATTGGATATTACTTGGTACCACTGGTTAATCGGGTTTATGAGTCTGCACCTCACCGCCGGATTTATCTTGGGTGTCATTTTCCAGCTTGCGCATGTGGTGGAAGAAACCATGCACCCCGAGCCCAATGAAGACAACGTAATTGAAAACCACTGGGCTATCCATGAAATGATTACTACCAATAACTTTGCCCGTGAGAACAAACCACTATCCTGGTTTATAGGAGGATTGAATTTCCAGATTGAGCACCATCTTTTCCCAAAGGTATGCAGCATCCACTACCCTCAGATTAGTTATATCGTAGAGGATACAGCCAAAGAATTCGGCATTCCTTACAATCACCATCCTACTTTTCGCCAGGCTGTGGCTTCTCATTACCGTACGTTGAAAAAATTCGGAGACCCCGGTTTTGAATGGCAGCCAACCACAGCCGTTTAA